One segment of Triticum aestivum cultivar Chinese Spring chromosome 2A, IWGSC CS RefSeq v2.1, whole genome shotgun sequence DNA contains the following:
- the LOC123190059 gene encoding NPC intracellular cholesterol transporter 1: MGLVGPRRGVPGGAVVFATAVALIQIVFLVHPTSAQQSPRVVPAEGYCSMYGICANRTDGKVLNCVNATKAVKPDTLFSTRIQSLCPTITGDVCCTVDQFDTLHQQVQQAVPFLVGCPACLRNFLNLFCEMSCSPNQSLFINVTSAKQVKNITTVDGIDYYITSNYGEELYNSCKEVKFGTLNTRAMDFLGGGAKTYKEWLAFLGRQANPNEPGSPYLITYRPDLSGSSGVKPLNTTVYSCGDPSLGCSCGDCPSSSVCMGSLLPQSMTETSCSVKMGSLKAGCLDFSLAVVYIVFLCAILLWGLLYRTRGRTGFPSQTKPPKNADDKLHSNNNGNVPENSVQVPKAASSSIVQTYMSTFFRRHGVFVTRHPLLVLCASLLVPILLCIGLIRFKVETRPEKLWVSPGSQTAYEKQYFDSHLAPFYRIEQLVLATSASGQLEAPTIVNDNNFKLLFQIQKKIDDLRANYSGSTVSLADICLKPLSTDCATQSVLQYFQLDPKKHDDLGIDHAKFCFEHYSSEETCLSTFQSPIDPSTILGGFPGSNFTEASAFVITYPVNNKVETTGQENGKAMAWERAYINLVKEEILPMVLAQNLTLSFSSESSIKDELNRESTADAITIVISYIVMFAYISFTLGDRPSRLWALFVSSKVLLGLSGVVLVMLSVLGSMAFFSAVGVKSTLIIMEVIPFLVLAVGVDNMCILVHAVKRQPDGIVLEERISNALVEVGPSITLASLAEVLAFSVSAINPMPATRAFSMFAAMAVLLDFLLQVTAFVALIVYDFRRAEDGRIDCVPCARLKSSTVAGDNGGHQRLHFVARYMKDIHGPILGYRPVKFIVIAVFVGLAFASIAMSTRLQPGLEQKIVLPRDSYLQGYFDDLEKYMKVGPPLYFVVKNFNYSSASENTNQICSINQCNSNSLLNEIARQSLSPETSYIAKPAASWLDDFLIWMSPEAFGCCRKFVNGNYCPPDDQPPCCQLDQDSGSCSSNGACNNCTTCFLHSDLHNGRPSTTQFKEKLPWFLDALPSSDCSKGGKGAYSTSLDLSGYENGNIQASAFRTYHTPLNKQTDYVNSLRAARDFSSQMSKDLQMEIFPYSVFHIFFEQYLSVWKTAIMNICVCLGAVFVVCLVVTSSLWASAIILIVLAMIVLDLMGVMAVLGIQLNAISIVNLVMSIGIAVEFCVHITHAFMIGIGDRENRVRQALSTMGASVFSGITLTKLVGVIVLRFAKSEVFVVYYFQMYLALVLIGFLHGLIFLPVVLSLCGPPQKTMKPIEQSQTPPSNEQT, translated from the exons ATGGGCCTCGTCGGGCCCCGGCGGGGCGTCCCCGGCGGCGCCGTCGTCTTCGCCACCGCGGTGGCCCTGATAcag ATAGTTTTTCTTGTACATCCCACAAGCGCACAGCAATCACCAAG GGTGGTACCTGCAGAAGGGTACTGTTCCATGTATGGAATTTGTGCAAATCGAACTGATGGGAAAGTCTTAAACTGTGTGAATGCAACAAAAGCTGTTAAG CCAGATACTTTGTTTTCCACAAGGATCCAGAGTTTGTGCCCCACTATTACTGGTGATGTCTGTTGTACTGTTGATCAGTTCGACACATTACACCAACAAGTCCAACAG GCTGTCCCATTTCTTGTTGGATGCCCAGCTTGCTTGAGGAATTTCTTGAATCTCTTTTGTGAAATGTCTTGTTCCCCAAACCAAAGCCTCTTCATTAACGTGACTTCAGCAAAACAG GTTAAGAACATTACAACTGTTGATGGTATAGATTACTACATAACAAGCAACTATGGTGAAGAGTTATACAACTCTTGTAAGGAAGTTAAGTTTGGCACTCTGAACACACGCGCAATGGATTTTCTTGGTGGAGGTGCTAAAACTTACAAAG AGTGGTTGGCATTTCTTGGGCGTCAGGCAAATCCCAATGAGCCTGGGTCACCTTATTTGATAACATACCGACCTGATTTGAGTGGTTCATCTGGGGTGAAGCCACTAAATACTACAGTTTAttcttgtggagatccatctttggGCTGCTCATGTGGGGATTGTCCTTCTTCTTCAGTTTGCATGGGATCCTTGTTGCCTCAGTCGATGACTGAAACTTCCTGTTCAGTCAAAATGGGTTCTCTAAAG GCCGGATGCTTGGACTTCTCACTAGCGGTTGTGTACATTGTGTTTTTGTGTGCAATTTTATTGTGGGGCTTATTATACAGAACACGAGGAAGAACAGGCTTCCCCTCACAAACAAAACCACCAAAGAATGCTGATGATAAGTTGCATTCAAACAACAATGGCAATGTTCCTGAAAACTCTGTTCAG GTGCCCAAAGCTGCATCATCTTCTATTGTCCAAACTTACATGTCAACCTTCTTTAG GAGGCATGGAGTTTTTGTTACTAGACACCCGCTTCTTGTGTTATGTGCATCCTTACTTGTCCCTATCCTATTATGCATTGGTCTTATCCGTTTCAAGGTGGAAACAAGACCGGAAAAG CTTTGGGTTAGCCCTGGAAGTCAGACTGCCTATGAAAAGCAATATTTTGACAGTCATCTTGCACCATTTTATAGGATTGAGCAG CTTGTATTAGCCACTTCAGCGTCTGGCCAGCTTGAAGCTCCTACAATAGTAAATGATAACAATTTCAAATTGCTATTTCAGATtcagaaaaag ATTGATGATCTGCGTGCCAATTATTCTGGATCGACAGTATCCCTTGCTGATATCTGCCTAAAGCCACTCAGTACAGATTGTGCTACCCAAAGTGTTTTGCAG TATTTCCAGCTGGATCCTAAAAAGCATGATGATTTAGGTATAGATCATGCTAAATTTTGCTTTGAG CATTACAGTTCTGAAGAGACATGTTTGAGCACTTTTCAATCACCTATTGACCCTAGTACAATATTAGGTGGTTTTCCAGGTAGCAATTTTACCGAG GCTTCTGCATTTGTAATAACATATCCCGTGAACAACAAGGTTGAGACAACAGGACAAGAGAATGGAAAGGCTATGGCTTGGGAAAGGGCATATATTAATCTTGTTAAG GAAGAAATACTGCCGATGGTACTAGCACAGAACCTTACATTATCCTTTTCATCCGAGAGCTCTATTAAAGATGAATTAAACAGAGAGAGTACAGCTGACGCAATTACAATAGTG ATAAGCTATATTGTGATGTTTGCGTACATATCATTCACACTTGGAGACCGTCCTTCTCGTTTGTGGGCATTATTTGTCTCATCAAAG GTACTGCTTGGCTTATCTGGGGTTGTCCTAGTGATGCTTTCAGTTTTAGGATCAATGGCATTCTTTAGTGCTGTTGGAGTGAAGTCGACTTTAATCATAATGGAAGTAATTCCTTTTCTTGTGCTGGCG GTCGGTGTGGACAACATGTGTATCCTTGTGCATGCTGTCAAGCGACAACCAGATGGGATAGTATTGGAAGAACGTATAAGTAATGCATTGGTGGAAGTTGGGCCATCCATTACGTTAGCCAGTTTGGCTGAAGTTTTAGCTTTTTCTGTCAGTGCAATCAATCCAATGCCTGCCACCAGAGCATTTTCTATGTTTGCCG CAATGGCAGTTCTTCTGGATTTCCTTCTCCAAGTGACAGCCTTCGTAGCCCTTATTGTATATGATTTTAGGAGGGCAGAAGATGGCAGGATTGATTGTGTTCCTTGTGCAAGACTTAAATCGAGCACTGTTGCTGGCGACA ATGGTGGCCACCAGCGGCTTCACTTTGTTGCACGCTATATGAAG GATATTCATGGGCCAATCCTCGGTTACCGACCAGTGAAGTTTATCGTGATTGCTGTATTTGTTGGATTAGCATTTGCAAGCATT GCAATGTCAACTAGACTACAACCCGGATTGGAGCAGAAAATCGTTCTTCCACGAGATTCGTATTTACAG GGTTACTTTGACGACCTTGAGAAGTATATGAAAGTTGGACCGCCACTGTATTTTGTTGTGAAGAACTTCAATTACAG CTCTGCATCGGAAAATACTAATCAGATATGTTCCATCAACCAGTGTAATTCAAACTCTCTTCTGAATGAG ATAGCAAGACAATCTTTATCTCCTGAAACAAGTTACATAGCAAAACCTGCTGCCTCATGGCTTGATGACTTCCTAATATGGATGTCTCCCGAAGCATTTGGATGCTGTCGAAAATTTGTTAATGGAAATTATTGCCCTCCAGATGATCAG CCTCCTTGCTGTCAACTCGATCAAGATTCAGGTTCATGCAGTTCAAATGGAGCGTGCAATAATTGTACAACG TGTTTCCTACATTCGGACTTACACAATGGGCGTCCATCCACAACGCAATTTAAAGAGAAACTTCCATGGTTTCTGGATGCACTACCATCAAGTGACTGTTCTAAAGGGGGAAAAGGAGCTTATTCTACAAGTTTGGACCTCAGTG GTTATGAAAATGGCAATATACAAGCATCAGCATTCCGTACATACCATACTCCCCTTAATAAACAG ACTGACTATGTTAACTCATTGAGAGCTGCTCGGGACTTCAGTTCTCAAATGTCCAAAGATTTACAG ATGGAAATTTTCCCATATTCAGTGTTCCATATATTTTTTGAGCAATACCTCAGCGTATGGAAGACAGCCATCATGAATATATGTGTTTGCCTTG GTGCAGTATTTGTTGTTTGTTTAGTAGTCACCAGCAG TTTGTGGGCTTCAGCAATCATTTTGATTGTTCTGGCCATGATAGTCTTGGATCTGATG GGAGTGATGGCTGTCCTTGGAATTCAGCTCAATGCAATATCTATTGTAAACCTTGTTATGTCGATAGGAATTGCTGTTGAATTCTGTGTTCATATCACACACGCCTTTATG ATAGGCATCGGGGATAGAGAAAACCGTGTAAGGCAGGCTCTATCGACGATGGGTGCTTCTGTATTCAG TGGAATTACCTTGACCAAACTTGTAGGAGTTATTGTCCTTCGTTTTGCAAAATCTGAAGTTTTTGTG GTGTATTACTTCCAAATGTACCTGGCACTCGTCCTCATTGGCTTTCTGCATGGGCTTATCTTCCTACCG GTTGTGTTGAGTCTGTGTGGCCCTCCTCAAAAAACCATGAAACCGATTGAACAAAGTCAGACTCCGCCTTCAAATGAGCAAACTTGA